A window from Sphingobacterium hotanense encodes these proteins:
- a CDS encoding CotH kinase family protein — MRLKLNIYYSMLSCCLFLACTSPTESDPVPDIDEKAELDESIAAKIPHVYITTDGGVAITSKDDYVNAEVSINGNSVQADLDKKKTRIKGRGNSTWFFPKKPYRLKLDENASIFGLPAAKDWVLLANYQDYTLMCNGIAMKVGQQLSMPFTNSIVPVDVTLNGQYLGNYMLTQQVEVKSSRINIGDDGVLLEMDTYFDEEFKFKSAALQLPMMIKAPDIESDAQFNSIKKEFEDFEKLLVDSKFPNNGYGNLFDKQQLVNYLILNTLVGNMEINHPKSTYIHKKANGKYTMGPIWDFDSAFGHDDGLKTYFNYVDIALLRDTDNRLGSKFFKIFMKDPEVVQLYKTTWTNYKNNKLDALLTYIEEYAASIRESKKQDFAIWKFGSNDLPTAKKDMKIFLRKRANFIDNYIKTLR; from the coding sequence ATGAGATTGAAACTAAACATCTATTACAGTATGTTATCATGCTGTTTATTTCTGGCTTGTACAAGCCCAACCGAGTCCGATCCTGTCCCGGATATTGATGAGAAAGCAGAGCTTGACGAATCTATTGCTGCAAAGATCCCACATGTTTACATCACGACAGATGGCGGAGTTGCTATCACGAGCAAAGATGATTATGTAAATGCGGAGGTAAGCATCAATGGAAATTCCGTTCAAGCCGACCTAGACAAAAAGAAAACACGAATTAAAGGTCGTGGAAATAGCACGTGGTTCTTTCCTAAAAAACCTTACCGTCTGAAGCTGGATGAAAACGCCAGTATTTTTGGACTCCCTGCTGCCAAAGATTGGGTACTCCTTGCAAACTATCAGGATTATACCCTCATGTGCAATGGTATCGCCATGAAGGTCGGTCAGCAGCTCTCTATGCCTTTTACCAACAGTATCGTTCCTGTTGATGTTACGCTAAATGGGCAGTACTTGGGAAATTACATGCTCACCCAACAAGTCGAAGTAAAATCATCACGCATCAATATCGGTGATGACGGTGTGCTTCTAGAGATGGATACCTATTTCGACGAAGAATTCAAATTTAAATCGGCGGCCCTACAACTACCTATGATGATCAAGGCACCAGATATCGAGTCCGATGCACAATTTAACAGCATTAAAAAAGAATTTGAAGATTTCGAGAAACTACTTGTCGACAGCAAATTCCCTAACAATGGATATGGCAATTTGTTCGACAAACAGCAGCTCGTCAACTACCTTATTCTTAACACGCTGGTTGGCAACATGGAAATCAATCACCCTAAAAGCACCTATATCCATAAAAAAGCCAATGGAAAATATACCATGGGGCCAATCTGGGATTTTGATTCCGCCTTTGGACATGATGACGGTTTGAAAACCTACTTCAATTACGTAGACATAGCGTTGCTACGCGATACTGACAACCGACTTGGAAGCAAATTCTTCAAGATCTTCATGAAAGATCCCGAAGTGGTACAACTCTATAAAACCACTTGGACGAACTATAAAAACAACAAACTAGACGCCCTGCTCACTTATATTGAAGAATACGCCGCAAGCATCCGCGAATCTAAAAAGCAAGATTTTGCAATCTGGAAATTCGGCAGCAACGATCTTCCGACAGCGAAAAAGGATATGAAAATCTTCCTTCGAAAGCGAGCTAATTTCATCGATAACTACATAAAGACATTGCGTTAA
- the bcp gene encoding thioredoxin-dependent thiol peroxidase, translated as MATLDVGDKAPAIQAKDQHGKEVKLADFKGKKVILYFYPKDNTPGCTTEACNFRDNYQSLLKDGYEVIGVSIDSEASHQKFINKYELPFTLLADEDQKIVNDYGVWVEKNMYGKKYMGTARTTFIIDENGVIQHIIKKVDNKNASQQIRDLMA; from the coding sequence ATGGCAACATTAGATGTAGGCGATAAAGCGCCGGCAATTCAAGCGAAAGATCAGCATGGTAAAGAGGTTAAACTTGCCGATTTCAAAGGCAAGAAAGTTATTCTTTACTTCTACCCGAAAGATAACACTCCTGGCTGTACTACCGAAGCCTGTAACTTTAGAGACAATTACCAAAGTCTTTTGAAAGACGGCTATGAAGTTATCGGTGTCAGCATCGATAGTGAGGCATCGCATCAGAAGTTCATCAACAAGTACGAATTGCCCTTTACACTATTAGCAGATGAAGATCAAAAGATCGTCAATGATTATGGCGTCTGGGTAGAGAAAAACATGTATGGCAAAAAATATATGGGAACTGCTAGAACTACCTTCATTATTGATGAAAATGGCGTTATCCAACATATTATCAAAAAAGTAGACAATAAAAACGCGAGCCAACAAATTCGCGACCTAATGGCATAA
- a CDS encoding fumarylacetoacetate hydrolase family protein: MKIIAVGRNYVDHAKELNNPVPEKPVIFLKPDTAVLKDNKDFYFPEFSKDVHYEVEVVLRVCNEGKHVSKKFAHKYYDAIGLGIDFTARDIQAEHKAKGLPWELAKAFDHSAVISNLIPKEEFENIQELTFSLTKNGETVQEGNTRDMIFDYDTLISFISQYITIRKGDLIYTGTPVGVGPVQIGDKLEGFLEGNSMFVCQIK, encoded by the coding sequence ATGAAAATAATAGCAGTAGGTAGAAACTACGTAGATCATGCCAAAGAATTGAATAATCCGGTTCCTGAGAAACCGGTTATTTTTCTTAAACCCGACACCGCCGTTTTGAAAGATAATAAAGACTTCTATTTTCCGGAGTTTTCTAAGGATGTACATTATGAAGTGGAAGTCGTGCTTCGTGTGTGCAATGAAGGGAAGCATGTTTCTAAGAAATTTGCACACAAATACTACGACGCTATTGGTTTGGGAATAGATTTTACGGCTAGAGATATACAGGCCGAACATAAGGCTAAAGGCTTGCCTTGGGAACTAGCAAAAGCTTTCGATCATTCTGCTGTTATCAGTAACCTCATTCCGAAAGAGGAATTTGAGAACATACAGGAACTAACTTTCTCTTTAACAAAAAATGGAGAGACAGTTCAGGAAGGAAATACGAGGGATATGATCTTTGATTATGACACATTAATCAGCTTTATTTCGCAATACATTACGATCCGTAAAGGAGATCTTATTTATACAGGCACGCCGGTTGGCGTGGGCCCTGTTCAGATCGGCGACAAACTGGAAGGGTTTTTGGAGGGAAATTCCATGTTTGTATGCCAAATTAAATAA
- a CDS encoding glycoside hydrolase family 95 protein, with the protein MRYILAVVLSGFVSFSSAQDMKLRYDQPAKHWEETLPLGNGLIGMMPDGKVSDEQLVLNEISLWSGSPQDANNYDAHKSVSKIQELLFQGRNDLAEQLVNQNFVCTGAGSGGGKGALQPYGCFQNFGFLNFLHFDIDEVSNYQRSLDISTARAQTSFTAAGVKYQRDYFTSFADNAGVVHLTANKRKSIGFALHFYRDENIKSYQIKDNEITIEGRLPDGKGGDGMRFAAKIKVIAKGGSLMNYDNQLVIKKADEALVLFVASTDYYDHDPVAYVTAEMDKLKGKSYKQLAKAHQKAYEPLFSRVDLKLAQDRSQESVPTPQRIANFYQDPASDPGLAALYYQYGRYLSLSSAAPDFPNALPPNLQGLWAHRIQTPWNGDYHLNINAQMNHWGVEVSNLSEYHKPFINLIKKIAKEGEKTAKAYYNAPGWVVYMITNVWGFSAPGESASWGASTASGWLCNHLWEHYLFTQDKAYLKEVYPVLKGAAVFYKATLVKDPKTGWLVTSPSISPENGFKLANGKRAAVVMGPTIDNQIVRELYQAVIAAGKELGEDEAFSDSLQQDLKLTPPAVQISKSGRVMEWLTDYEETDPEHRHVSHLYGLYPANFISPVSSPEWAEAAKKTLAVRGDEGTGWSRAWKILFWARLHDGDHALEILRQLLRPATVGATSYSGSGAGTYPNLFCAHPPFQIDGNFGGSAGIAEMLLQSHDGYIHLLPALPGIWKDGELKGLKARGNFTVDIKWRNGRVVDYRISAAKAGNVKVLVNGALQDVQVSVIK; encoded by the coding sequence ATGAGGTATATACTTGCTGTCGTTTTATCAGGTTTTGTTTCCTTTTCATCTGCGCAGGACATGAAGCTTCGTTATGATCAGCCTGCGAAACATTGGGAAGAGACTTTGCCCCTAGGGAACGGTTTGATTGGGATGATGCCCGATGGGAAAGTATCCGATGAGCAGCTGGTTTTGAATGAGATCTCTTTATGGTCTGGAAGTCCGCAGGATGCAAACAATTATGACGCACATAAGAGTGTTTCCAAGATACAAGAGCTGCTTTTTCAAGGTAGAAACGACTTAGCGGAGCAATTAGTCAATCAAAACTTCGTATGTACCGGGGCAGGCTCAGGTGGTGGGAAGGGAGCATTGCAGCCCTACGGCTGTTTCCAAAATTTTGGCTTTCTGAATTTTCTGCATTTCGATATCGACGAGGTTAGTAACTACCAGCGCTCTCTGGATATCTCTACCGCACGTGCGCAGACTAGCTTTACGGCAGCAGGAGTAAAGTATCAACGTGACTATTTTACTTCCTTTGCGGACAACGCAGGCGTCGTTCATTTGACGGCGAATAAGCGAAAGTCTATTGGCTTTGCGCTACATTTCTATAGAGATGAAAATATCAAGTCCTATCAGATCAAGGATAACGAAATAACGATCGAGGGGCGTTTGCCCGACGGTAAGGGCGGCGATGGAATGCGCTTTGCAGCGAAGATCAAGGTCATTGCAAAAGGTGGTTCGCTGATGAACTATGATAATCAGCTCGTGATAAAAAAGGCCGATGAGGCATTGGTTTTGTTTGTTGCCAGCACAGATTATTACGATCATGACCCAGTAGCGTACGTTACGGCAGAGATGGATAAGTTGAAAGGTAAATCCTACAAGCAATTAGCAAAGGCACATCAAAAGGCCTACGAGCCGTTATTCTCACGTGTAGATTTAAAACTTGCCCAAGATAGGAGTCAGGAATCGGTACCAACGCCTCAGCGGATAGCTAATTTCTATCAAGATCCAGCATCGGATCCGGGTTTGGCAGCACTGTATTATCAATACGGTCGATATCTGAGCCTATCGAGTGCGGCTCCAGATTTCCCAAATGCATTGCCACCGAATCTGCAGGGTTTATGGGCGCATCGTATCCAGACGCCATGGAATGGCGATTATCATTTGAACATCAATGCGCAAATGAACCATTGGGGCGTTGAAGTGAGCAACTTATCGGAATATCATAAGCCCTTTATCAATCTGATCAAAAAGATTGCGAAGGAAGGAGAGAAGACTGCGAAGGCGTATTACAATGCGCCGGGTTGGGTGGTCTACATGATCACGAACGTTTGGGGATTTTCGGCTCCCGGGGAGAGTGCCTCCTGGGGAGCGAGTACCGCGTCGGGATGGCTTTGCAATCATTTGTGGGAGCATTATCTGTTTACCCAGGATAAGGCGTATTTGAAAGAGGTATATCCTGTTCTGAAGGGTGCAGCGGTATTTTATAAGGCGACCTTAGTGAAGGATCCGAAGACTGGTTGGCTGGTTACTTCGCCTTCTATTTCACCGGAGAATGGCTTCAAGTTAGCCAATGGCAAGCGTGCTGCGGTGGTGATGGGGCCTACAATAGATAATCAGATTGTGCGCGAGCTCTATCAGGCTGTTATCGCTGCGGGAAAGGAGTTGGGTGAGGATGAAGCATTTTCTGATAGCTTACAGCAGGATTTGAAACTTACTCCACCGGCTGTACAGATCAGCAAATCGGGCAGAGTAATGGAATGGTTAACGGACTATGAAGAGACAGATCCGGAGCATCGCCATGTTTCTCATTTATACGGGTTGTATCCGGCCAATTTTATATCACCTGTCAGCAGCCCGGAATGGGCTGAGGCGGCAAAGAAAACCTTAGCGGTTCGCGGCGACGAGGGGACAGGCTGGTCGCGCGCTTGGAAGATTTTGTTTTGGGCTCGACTGCATGATGGAGACCACGCTTTAGAGATCCTTAGACAGCTGTTGCGCCCGGCGACAGTCGGTGCGACTTCTTATTCCGGGTCGGGTGCCGGAACCTATCCAAACTTGTTCTGTGCGCATCCGCCTTTTCAAATCGATGGTAATTTCGGTGGTTCGGCGGGTATCGCCGAGATGCTGTTGCAGAGCCACGATGGCTATATTCATTTATTACCTGCCCTACCCGGAATTTGGAAGGATGGTGAATTGAAAGGTCTGAAAGCGAGAGGTAATTTTACTGTTGATATAAAATGGCGAAACGGTCGAGTTGTTGATTATCGTATTTCAGCGGCGAAAGCGGGAAACGTGAAAGTACTGGTAAATGGTGCACTACAAGACGTACAAGTTTCCGTGATAAAATAA
- a CDS encoding glycine--tRNA ligase — protein sequence MSKQTDDFFKNIISHAKEYGFVFPSSEIYDGLSAVYDYGQLGSELKNNLKSYWWKSMVQLNENIVGIDAAIFMHPTTWKASGHVDGFNDPMIDNKDSKKRYRADQLIEDKIDRYEKDGKTEKAAQLQKDLDDALNADDLARLKNIIEDHDIVCPISGTRNWTDVRQFNLMFATQMGAMADGAEQVYLRPETAQGIFVNFLNVQKTGRMKIPFGIAQIGKAFRNEVIARQFIMRMREFEQMEMQFFVRPGTELDWYKKWKETRLKWHLALGADPAKYRFHDHVKLAHYANAAVDVEYEFPFGFKEVEGIHSRTDFDLKQHQEFSGKKLQYFDPEINQSYIPYVIETSIGLDRLFLTVLANCLVQEDLSTEEKQDSRVVLKFHPAIAPVKAAVLPLTKKDGLPEKAREIMAKLKLDYNIQYDEKDSIGKRYRRQDAIGTPFCITVDHQSLEDNTVTIRHRDSMQQERVNADQLEKIIGDLVGMNNLLKKVL from the coding sequence ATGAGTAAGCAAACAGATGATTTCTTTAAGAATATAATTTCGCATGCGAAGGAGTACGGTTTTGTGTTTCCTTCCAGTGAAATTTACGACGGTTTAAGTGCCGTATATGATTACGGCCAATTAGGTTCTGAATTGAAAAACAACCTTAAGTCTTATTGGTGGAAATCCATGGTTCAATTGAATGAGAACATCGTAGGTATTGATGCTGCGATCTTCATGCATCCAACAACCTGGAAAGCATCCGGACACGTAGATGGGTTCAACGATCCTATGATCGACAACAAGGACTCCAAGAAACGCTATCGTGCCGACCAATTAATTGAGGACAAGATCGACCGCTATGAAAAAGATGGGAAAACCGAAAAAGCTGCTCAGTTACAAAAAGATCTTGATGATGCATTAAATGCAGATGACTTAGCTCGTCTAAAAAATATCATTGAAGATCACGATATCGTATGTCCGATTTCAGGAACTAGAAACTGGACAGACGTGCGCCAATTTAACCTGATGTTTGCAACACAGATGGGTGCCATGGCGGACGGTGCGGAACAAGTATATCTACGCCCTGAAACCGCGCAAGGTATCTTCGTCAACTTCCTAAATGTTCAGAAAACCGGTAGGATGAAGATTCCATTTGGTATTGCTCAAATTGGTAAAGCATTCCGTAACGAAGTCATTGCGCGCCAGTTTATCATGCGTATGCGTGAGTTCGAGCAAATGGAGATGCAATTCTTTGTACGCCCAGGCACTGAATTAGACTGGTATAAAAAATGGAAAGAAACTCGTTTGAAGTGGCACTTAGCATTAGGTGCTGATCCTGCGAAATACCGTTTCCACGACCACGTAAAATTAGCACACTATGCTAATGCTGCGGTAGACGTAGAATACGAATTCCCATTCGGTTTCAAAGAAGTAGAAGGTATCCACTCTCGTACTGATTTCGACTTAAAACAACATCAAGAATTCTCTGGAAAGAAACTTCAGTATTTCGATCCTGAGATCAATCAAAGCTATATCCCTTACGTTATTGAGACTTCCATTGGTCTAGATCGTTTATTCTTAACGGTATTAGCAAACTGCTTAGTTCAGGAAGATTTATCAACAGAAGAAAAACAAGATTCACGTGTCGTATTAAAGTTCCACCCTGCTATTGCTCCTGTTAAAGCAGCTGTATTACCATTGACGAAAAAAGATGGTCTTCCAGAAAAAGCAAGAGAGATTATGGCAAAATTGAAACTAGACTACAATATCCAATACGACGAGAAAGACTCTATCGGTAAGAGATACCGTCGTCAAGATGCGATCGGTACACCGTTCTGTATCACAGTGGATCATCAGTCTTTAGAGGACAATACAGTTACTATTCGTCATAGAGATAGCATGCAACAAGAAAGAGTAAATGCTGATCAATTAGAGAAAATCATTGGCGATCTAGTCGGTATGAACAACTTATTGAAGAAAGTTCTATAA
- a CDS encoding alpha-L-fucosidase — translation MAQTEPAPYGATPSERQLRWHEMEMYTLIHFTPTTFQNKEWGYGDADPKIFNPTKFDANQIAAAAAAGGFKGLISVAKHHDGFCLWPTATTEYSVASSPWKEGKGDMVREFKKASHANGLQFGVYLSAWDRNDTRYGTKAYADAYREQLTELMSNYGELFTSWHDGANGGDGYYGGKNEKRTIDRSTYYEWHEKTWPIVRKLQPMAMIFSDVGPDMRWVGNEKGFAAETSWSTLTPKSKDGKPPVPGQVDETNLSTGDRGGEYWIPAECDVPQRPGWFYHEDQNDRVKTPDQLFEIYLKSVGRGGGMNLGLAPMPEGILHDNDILSLKSFGQKLKETFKTDLTAGAMAKASNVRENHEQFSTAKLFDGDRYSYYASDDQVLNPSVEISLPSAQTFDLIRLRENIKLGQRLDSVKISVWENSSWKLIGEATSIGANRLIKLASPVTAQRLKVDLFAPVAPTLSEFALFKEAASNFGLATTERKRVAKQDMTIISADKHVSNAIDNNLRSIWETTTSRSKFIEIRLTKNEWLTGMQYTPRQDAKLAGVPTKYKVYSSKDGKAWQTVAIGEFSNIKANATAQMINFSTPVEAHYIRFEPIEVLSEDKAFSVAEFDLFVK, via the coding sequence ATGGCTCAAACAGAGCCCGCGCCTTATGGCGCAACCCCATCTGAGCGCCAACTGCGTTGGCATGAGATGGAAATGTACACCTTGATTCATTTTACGCCGACAACTTTTCAAAATAAGGAGTGGGGCTATGGGGATGCTGATCCCAAAATATTTAATCCGACGAAATTTGACGCCAATCAGATTGCTGCTGCGGCAGCTGCTGGAGGTTTTAAAGGGCTGATTTCGGTGGCAAAACATCACGATGGTTTTTGTTTATGGCCCACGGCTACGACCGAGTATTCGGTAGCGAGTTCGCCATGGAAAGAAGGCAAAGGGGATATGGTCCGCGAGTTTAAGAAAGCGTCGCATGCTAATGGACTGCAGTTTGGCGTGTACCTATCTGCTTGGGATCGTAATGATACCCGTTATGGCACAAAAGCTTACGCCGATGCATATCGAGAGCAATTAACCGAATTGATGAGCAATTATGGGGAGCTATTTACATCATGGCATGATGGCGCCAATGGCGGGGATGGCTACTATGGCGGTAAAAACGAAAAGCGAACGATCGACCGTTCTACTTACTATGAGTGGCATGAAAAAACCTGGCCTATCGTGCGCAAGCTGCAGCCGATGGCGATGATTTTTTCTGACGTCGGACCGGACATGCGCTGGGTGGGGAATGAGAAAGGCTTTGCAGCCGAAACTTCTTGGTCAACATTGACGCCAAAAAGTAAAGACGGCAAACCTCCGGTGCCGGGACAGGTTGATGAAACCAATTTGTCCACAGGAGATCGTGGTGGGGAATATTGGATTCCTGCAGAGTGTGATGTTCCGCAGCGACCGGGATGGTTTTACCACGAGGATCAGAATGATCGTGTGAAGACTCCGGATCAGTTATTTGAAATCTACCTGAAGTCCGTAGGCAGAGGGGGAGGAATGAACCTAGGTTTAGCGCCAATGCCGGAGGGTATCTTACATGATAACGATATTTTATCTTTAAAATCCTTTGGACAGAAGTTGAAAGAAACCTTTAAAACTGACCTGACAGCAGGGGCGATGGCGAAGGCAAGCAATGTGCGAGAGAACCACGAGCAGTTTTCGACCGCAAAATTGTTTGATGGTGATCGTTACTCGTATTATGCGTCGGATGATCAGGTATTGAATCCGAGCGTTGAGATTTCCCTCCCGAGTGCGCAGACATTTGATTTGATTCGTTTACGCGAAAACATTAAGCTTGGTCAGCGTTTAGACAGTGTGAAGATCTCAGTTTGGGAAAATAGCAGTTGGAAATTAATCGGCGAGGCGACGAGTATCGGCGCAAATCGCTTAATTAAATTAGCGAGTCCGGTAACGGCGCAGCGTTTGAAGGTTGACTTATTCGCACCCGTAGCGCCAACTTTAAGCGAGTTTGCGTTGTTTAAAGAGGCAGCATCGAATTTTGGATTGGCAACGACAGAACGCAAGCGCGTTGCGAAACAGGACATGACAATTATTTCGGCAGATAAGCATGTTAGCAATGCGATCGACAATAATTTGAGAAGTATTTGGGAGACCACGACCAGCAGAAGCAAATTTATTGAGATTCGCTTAACAAAGAATGAATGGCTGACGGGGATGCAATATACGCCACGACAAGATGCAAAGCTTGCTGGTGTGCCGACGAAATATAAAGTCTATAGCAGTAAAGATGGGAAAGCTTGGCAAACCGTCGCTATCGGCGAGTTTTCGAATATAAAGGCAAATGCAACCGCACAGATGATCAATTTTTCTACGCCCGTTGAGGCCCATTATATTCGATTTGAACCTATCGAAGTGTTAAGTGAGGATAAAGCTTTCTCTGTTGCCGAGTTTGATTTATTTGTAAAATAA
- a CDS encoding AraC family transcriptional regulator has protein sequence MVLILVVVILQLLFSWLYFTKRSMRDERGKLINILVVCCLSVIIASFARPSFDSPVALFYAGTIGVCIITLSLIYVRNIFVERRTSGYLILLAVFPFILFIVFLLLYAGYEAQILDSIVHYYLNWMFHQGKNVLLALVVLYELSLLYAKRDQLSYYLSSIDGQLGFLFVALKLALVAFVFLRAFFVGVETIVEFPVQETALLFLIGIYYTLYFKGLHIAVSKYRKIILPDAELKSGYAHQTTVRTWNNYIATADKYILEKRLFRMKNFHIRDLAAILEIDPKNLSIILEQGLGISFEDYLDKHRIRYFVDHCQHIDCSAKGILNLANEAGFANKYKFYRAFRKQYSVDPREYLRRMDFSMT, from the coding sequence ATGGTACTTATTTTGGTTGTTGTTATACTCCAATTACTATTTTCTTGGCTTTACTTTACGAAGAGGTCGATGCGGGATGAGCGAGGAAAATTAATCAATATATTAGTTGTTTGTTGTTTATCAGTGATTATCGCTAGCTTCGCAAGGCCTAGTTTTGACAGTCCTGTCGCTCTATTTTATGCCGGAACAATTGGAGTTTGTATTATCACGCTGTCGCTTATTTACGTCAGAAATATCTTTGTTGAACGTAGAACGTCCGGCTATTTAATTCTTTTGGCTGTATTTCCTTTTATCCTGTTTATTGTTTTCCTGTTGTTATATGCGGGGTATGAAGCACAGATATTAGATAGTATTGTTCATTATTATTTAAATTGGATGTTCCACCAAGGTAAAAATGTCCTGCTCGCTTTGGTAGTGTTATATGAACTATCCTTGCTTTACGCAAAACGAGATCAGCTATCCTATTATCTTTCTTCGATTGATGGTCAGCTAGGGTTCTTGTTCGTGGCTTTAAAACTGGCCCTGGTCGCCTTTGTATTCCTGCGCGCATTCTTTGTCGGAGTGGAGACAATCGTGGAGTTTCCGGTACAGGAAACAGCGCTGCTGTTCTTGATTGGAATCTATTATACCTTGTATTTTAAAGGGCTGCACATCGCGGTTTCAAAATATCGGAAGATAATATTACCGGACGCCGAGCTAAAAAGTGGATATGCGCATCAAACGACCGTCCGTACTTGGAATAATTACATTGCAACAGCAGATAAATACATCTTAGAGAAACGTCTGTTCCGGATGAAGAATTTTCATATCCGTGACTTAGCTGCCATCTTGGAAATAGATCCCAAAAACCTATCCATCATATTAGAGCAGGGCTTAGGTATTAGTTTTGAAGATTATTTGGACAAACATCGCATTCGTTATTTTGTGGATCATTGCCAGCATATCGATTGTTCTGCCAAAGGAATATTGAACCTTGCCAATGAAGCCGGTTTTGCGAATAAGTATAAGTTTTATAGAGCTTTCAGAAAGCAATACTCCGTGGACCCGCGAGAATACTTACGTCGAATGGATTTCAGTATGACATAG
- a CDS encoding M23 family metallopeptidase, producing MRKTFVTLLLATTLGMSSHAQNNNIYTSRNYPQGYFRNPLNIAPDASGTFGELRSTHFHAGDDYRTQQRIGLPLHAAAEGYVSRVRVQIGGGGNSVYIAHPNGYTSVYLHMDSFNDALTNIIRAEQYKQQRFDVDLELKEGQVKLTKGEFIGNAGNTGGSAGPHLHFEIRDTKTQRPLNTQLFGLRFKDNFAPTINGLMVYDLNEPIFNEFTGRRYMQLKALGSGRYALASGAPISVNGKFGLGINSIDRHRAGGFQNGVYSIDLFIDGQPVSTVVFEELDFNTSRGIHSYIDYPHWKKTKVKVQKSFKDPGNRIEIFKHLENEGVIELQDQEVHDVKYVVKDVQGNCSELNFQIRNNPSYQPKANPLKGERFAYNKVNKFSADHLQIEIPTETLYGDLDFVYSQSAPIANSYSHVHHVQNAYIPLFSSYMLNIKPTNLPPHLESKALIASVQNGAEGGKLEKGWVSVNTRNFGSFYVAVDTIAPTITPRNFSNGKNVSAQSKIDFTISDNFSGIQSFNAYIDDKWVLMEYDSKNRHIWHRFDSSLSKGQHKFKLVVKDWKDNEKIYEATFTR from the coding sequence ATGAGAAAAACGTTCGTCACACTTTTACTTGCTACTACCCTTGGGATGTCATCCCATGCACAGAATAATAATATATATACTTCACGTAATTACCCACAGGGTTATTTTCGGAATCCCCTGAATATTGCTCCTGATGCTTCGGGAACATTCGGTGAGCTCAGGTCTACACATTTTCATGCGGGCGACGACTATCGCACGCAGCAAAGAATAGGTCTGCCGCTGCATGCTGCTGCTGAAGGCTATGTATCGCGCGTTCGAGTGCAGATCGGCGGCGGGGGAAACTCTGTTTACATCGCGCATCCCAATGGATATACTTCGGTATATCTACATATGGACAGCTTTAATGATGCCTTGACCAATATCATCCGCGCCGAACAATACAAACAACAGCGCTTTGACGTGGACTTGGAGTTGAAAGAGGGTCAAGTAAAATTGACGAAAGGAGAGTTTATCGGCAATGCCGGAAATACTGGTGGTTCGGCAGGACCGCATCTACATTTCGAAATCCGAGATACAAAAACTCAGCGCCCGTTAAATACCCAGTTATTTGGACTTCGATTCAAGGATAACTTTGCTCCAACGATCAACGGACTCATGGTCTATGATCTTAATGAGCCTATCTTTAATGAATTCACCGGACGCCGTTATATGCAATTGAAAGCTTTAGGTTCAGGTCGTTATGCACTAGCGTCCGGAGCTCCTATTTCCGTTAATGGGAAGTTTGGATTAGGTATCAATAGCATAGATCGACATCGCGCTGGGGGCTTTCAAAACGGGGTATATTCTATCGATTTGTTTATCGATGGGCAACCCGTTTCGACGGTTGTATTTGAGGAATTAGATTTCAATACGTCCAGAGGTATTCATTCTTATATTGATTATCCGCACTGGAAAAAAACAAAAGTCAAGGTTCAGAAGAGTTTTAAAGATCCGGGTAATAGAATTGAAATATTCAAACACTTGGAAAATGAAGGTGTCATCGAATTGCAGGATCAAGAAGTTCATGATGTTAAATATGTCGTGAAAGATGTGCAAGGAAATTGCAGCGAATTGAATTTTCAAATCAGGAATAACCCTTCATATCAACCAAAGGCCAACCCTCTAAAAGGAGAACGATTCGCCTACAACAAGGTTAATAAATTCTCTGCTGATCATTTACAAATAGAAATCCCGACAGAGACTTTGTATGGCGACCTGGACTTTGTATACAGCCAAAGCGCGCCTATTGCGAATAGCTATTCGCATGTTCATCATGTCCAAAATGCTTACATCCCTTTATTTTCTAGCTATATGCTGAATATCAAGCCAACCAATCTACCCCCACACCTAGAAAGCAAGGCTTTAATTGCTTCCGTGCAAAATGGCGCTGAAGGTGGAAAGCTTGAAAAAGGATGGGTTAGCGTGAATACGCGGAACTTTGGGTCTTTCTATGTCGCCGTGGATACGATTGCACCGACCATTACTCCGCGCAACTTTAGCAATGGAAAGAACGTTAGTGCCCAATCTAAAATAGATTTCACTATTTCCGACAACTTTTCTGGAATTCAATCATTCAATGCGTATATCGATGACAAGTGGGTATTGATGGAATACGATTCGAAGAACCGACATATTTGGCATCGTTTCGATTCCTCATTATCGAAAGGACAACATAAATTCAAATTAGTTGTGAAGGATTGGAAAGATAACGAGAAGATCTACGAAGCAACATTCACGAGATAA